A DNA window from Halichondria panicea chromosome 16, odHalPani1.1, whole genome shotgun sequence contains the following coding sequences:
- the LOC135350054 gene encoding putative metabolite transport protein YwtG, producing the protein MNLYVWGIATFAAFGGFMFGYDIGVINGVKEMEGFQMTFNLSQGNTSQQCSTDIGESTILGLIVSIFSIGCLLGALLAGALSEKTGRKPAIIIGGLVFIIGGALQSAAFFIWMILLGRIIAGVGVGILSMVVPVYNAEVSPKSLRGRLVSLNQLAITAGIMVSFITAVWTKLFLVGWRVALGLQCVLGVILIVGMLFLPETPRWLVKKHKDERALRVLSRLRGGGPEEIQEELSEIQSSVKESEAGGGGAFLVWRALFTWNMMQRVLIGVFLQLFQQFTGMNVIMYYSTFIFGRIGVEEYVSTAIVGTINFLVTFLAIFFVDKVGRKTLLLLGGVGMLLSMFAAATFIKAFGIEDSQCSSENIGAIGYVVVFFVCFFVFNFAYSWGPIAWVVTSEIFPLHVRGVAVSVTTAANWIGNFVIAILTPILITSPLGIYGTFYILSGALFLAVLFVLLTLPETSGESLEGIDAIFAQPWLKRTNVLYYLRCGCPWRCWQKRSVTFRSNVLQEKESSRADKQEDQALLLQSKEDSMSDTDQKQ; encoded by the exons ATGAACCTGTATGTGTGGGGCATTGCCACTTTTGCCGCCTTTGGGGGTTTCATGTTTGGCTATGACATTGG GGTCATCAATGGAGTGAAAGAGATGGAAGGCTTTCAAATGACTTTTAACCTCTCCCAGGGGAACACCAGTCAGCAGTGTTCCACTGACATTGGAGAGAGCACAATATTG GGATTGATTGTTTCCATCTTTTCCATCGGGTGCTTGCTGGGAGCTCTACTGGCAGGAG CTCTCTCCGAGAAAACAGGACGTAAGCCAGCGATCATAATAGGAGGGCTCGTTTTCATTATAGGAGGTGCTCTGCAAAGCGCTGCTTTTTTTATCTG GATGATATTGCTGGGACGAATTATTGCTGGAGTAGGAGTGGG AATTCTCAGCATGGTTGTTCCTGTTTACAATGCTGAAGTGTCTCCCAAATCACTGAGGGGTCGTCTAGTGTCCCTGAACCAGCTGGCAATAACGGCGGGCATCATGGTGAGCTTCATTACCGCAGTGTGGACCAAGTTGTTCCTAGTGGGCTGGAGGGTGGCACTTGGCCTTCAATGTGTCCTTGGGGTCATCTTAATTGTGGGAATGCTGTTCCTCCCTGAGACACCAAG ATGGCTTGTCAAGAAGCACAAAGATGAGAGGGCATTGCGAGTCCTGAGTCGACTGAGAGGTGGTGGTCCAGAGGAGATCCAGGAAGAACTGAGCGAGATACAGTCCTCAGTCAAGGAGAGTGAGGCGGGGGGAGGGGGAGCCTTCCTCGTCTGGAGAGCACTATTCACCTGGAACATGATGCAGAG GGTCCTGATTGGAGTATTTCTGCAGTTGTTTCAGCAGTTCACAGGAATGaatgttatcat GTACTATTCTACGTTCATCTTTGGGCGTATTGGAGTGGAGGAGTATGTCTCCACGGCGATAGTGGGCACAATCAACTTTTTGGTCACCTTCTTAGCCATCTTTTTTGTGGACAAG GTTGGAAGAAAGACCCTCCTTCTTCTTGGTGGAGTGGGAATGCTTCTGTCCATGTTTGCAGCTGCCACTTTCATTAAAGCATTTGGGATCGAAGACTCTCAGTGCTCTTCAGAAAACATTGGAGCCATTGGATACGTTGTGGTCTTCTTTGTGTGTTTCTTTGTCTTCAACTTTGCGTACAGCTGGGGCCCCATTGCCTGGGTGGTTACCAGTGAAATATTCCCCCTGCACGTCCGGGGAGTAGCCGTCTCGGTAACGACTGCTGCCAACTGGATCGGAAATTTTGTGATTGCCATATTGACACCAATTCTGATAACATCTCCTCTGGGAATTTACGGAACATTTTATATTCTTTCTGGTGCTCTGTTCCTAGCCGTTCTATTTGTTCTTCTAACACTACCTGAGACAAGT GGTGAGAGCCTAGAGGGAATTGATGCTATTTTCGCACAACCTTGGCTTAAGAGAACCAATGTCCTTTACTATCTGAG gtgtgggTGTCCATGGCGATGCTGGCAGAAGAGGTCTGTAACTTTTCGTTCTAACGTACTACAAGAAAAAGAATCGTCTCGTGCAGACAA GCAAGAAGATCAAGCTCTGTTGCTTCAAAGCAAAGAAGATTCCATGAGTGACACAGACCAAAAACAATGA